From a single Stigmatopora argus isolate UIUO_Sarg chromosome 4, RoL_Sarg_1.0, whole genome shotgun sequence genomic region:
- the LOC144072730 gene encoding teashirt homolog 1-like, with protein MPRRKQQEPRRSAAYMPEDELKTPTQEEEEHLQDDGLSLDGQDTEFLCNEEEEDLEGGQPPSYRDSPLSNGTNPDAGYGSPLSDASDRLTDLKSTSSRDGHEKEGTNLPFSPNNGLSFQDSLAQMKAVYANLISDASWSSITMDIMKAKSASAGNVNSTLITSEAATSAPAPTATTTTTNKSNGVSIITSHHNGKSASTTGSHTGTSTVNTNGTATSSASIQNATSSSGSNVGGTNNGSGVAYDWHQAALAKTLQQTPYHLLPEPSLFSTVQLYRQNNKLYGSVFTGASKFRCKDCSAAYDTLVGLTVHMNETGHYRDDNKDKEEDHGKRWSKPRKRSLMEMEGKEDAQKVLKCMYCGHSFESLQDLSVHMIKTKHYQKVPLKEPMPALATKLVPTSTKKRAMQDTIISPCSPESVHPGGGGGNLSLGDVCKDPKSAANPYVTANNRYGYQNGASYTWQFEARKAQILKCMECGSSHDTLQQLTAHMMVTGHFLKVTNSASKKGKQLVFDPVVEEKIQSIPLPPTTTRLPVPGGIKSQPVSPALSSASEEKREVSEDEKVESGEPVEKKIKEERDDSGEKVGTDTTSYKYLREEDLEETPKEGLDILKSLENTVSSAISKAQTGTPTWGGYPSIHAAYQLQGAIKNSTTVLSPTIQTVQMQPLFNSGLRGLMSDPNSVIHSPRSPPSPTPLRSNVTAMEELVEKVTGKSTTVKKEKEEKMVTVDRARPPSLVKSPSPALREQREQVASPNGLMAGKASAMRSISPGSEESDLICKKEPKESLVDVYNNNSKNCPEVCQSPVTNGNSLSIITDHSPESPFINPLSALQSIMNTHLGKASKPVSSAADPLSMLYKISNSMMEKPVFNPSHHSKTAEPVNRFSPYENNDQPIDLSKNKSTTNTITNNNSSSNMANNIVNGNKPIIAMPETVSSPLRENALMDISDMVKNLTGRLTPKSSTPSSISEKSDADGSAFEDALEDLSPVQKRKGRQSNWNPQHLLILQAQFVSSLRETKEGRYAMTDLGPQERVHICKFTGLSMTTISHWLANVKYQLRRTGGTKFLKNMDSCQPVFLCGDCASQFRTPTSYISHLESHLGFSLKDLSKLSAEHLREQQAASKVITDKMTFTSSLSALTTPEDDIGSVYQCRLCNRTFVSKHAVKLHLSKTHGKSPEDHLVFVTALEKLEKLDKIESV; from the coding sequence CGTACATGCCCGAAGATGAACTTAAGACGCCCACTCAAGAGGAGGAAGAGCACCTCCAGGATGACGGACTCTCGTTAGATGGCCAGGACACTGAATTTCTGTGCaatgaggaagaggaagattTAGAAGGAGGCCAACCACCTAGTTACAGAGACTCTCCTCTCAGCAATGGCACCAATCCTGATGCTGGCTATGGGTCCCCGCTGAGTGATGCCAGTGATCGACTTACAGACTTAAAAAGCACCTCTTCTCGAGATGGTCACGAGAAAGAAGGCACAAACTTGCCTTTCTCACCCAACAATGGCCTATCTTTCCAAGATAGCTTGGCTCAGATGAAAGCCGTCTATGCAAACCTCATTTCAGATGCCTCTTGGTCCAGCATTACAATGGATATCATGAAAGCCAAGTCTGCTTCAGCTGGCAATGTCAACAGTACCCTCATCACTTCAGAAGCTGCCACTTCAGCACCAGCTCCTACAGCAACAACAACGACCACAAACAAGAGCAACGGGGTCAGCATAATCACTAGTCATCACAATGGCAAGAGTGCTAGCACCACCGGCAGTCACACTGGCACCTCAACTGTTAACACAAATGGCACAGCAACTAGCTCTGCTAGCATCCAGAATGCAACAAGCAGCAGTGGGAGCAATGTTGGAGGGACTAATAACGGCAGTGGTGTGGCATATGACTGGCACCAGGCAGCACTTGCAAAGACACTTCAGCAGACCCCCTATCATCTCTTACCAGAGCCTAGCCTTTTCAGCACAGTGCAGCTCTACCGTCAAAACAATAAGCTGTATGGTTCTGTCTTTACTGGTGCAAGCAAATTCCGCTGTAAAGATTGCAGCGCTGCCTATGACACTCTGGTTGGTTTGACAGTCCACATGAATGAGACTGGCCACTATCGAGATGACAACAAGGACAAAGAGGAGGATCATGGAAAGCGCTGGTCAAAACCCCGCAAACGCTCCCTGATGGAGATGGAAGGCAAAGAAGATGCTCAGAAGGTGCTTAAGTGCATGTACTGTGGCCACTCATTCGAATCTCTGCAGGATCTCAGCGTCCATATGATCAAGACCAAGCATTACCAGAAAGTGCCTCTCAAAGAACCTATGCCAGCTTTGGCCACCAAACTCGTACCCACGTCCACTAAAAAACGAGCAATGCAGGACACCATTATTTCCCCTTGCTCCCCAGAGTCTGTCCATCCTGGTGGTGGAGGAGGCAATTTATCACTTGGTGATGTTTGCAAAGATCCAAAATCAGCAGCCAATCCGTATGTAACTGCAAACAACCGATATGGCTACCAGAATGGGGCCAGCTATACATGGCAGTTTGAAGCACGGAAAGCTCAGATCCTGAAATGCATGGAGTGTGGTAGCTCTCATGATACACTTCAACAGCTTACTGCTCACATGATGGTCACAGGTCACTTTTTGAAAGTCACAAATTCAGCATCTAAGAAAGGGAAACAACTTGTGTTTGATCCAGTGGTTGAAGAGAAGATTCAGTCTATTCCACTGCCACCTACCACCACCAGACTTCCAGTTCCTGGAGGTATTAAGTCCCAGCCTGTGTCCCCTGCCCTCTCCTCGGCCTCAGAGGAAAAGAGGGAAGTGAGTGAGGATGAGAAAGTTGAAAGTGGGGAGccagtggagaaaaaaatcaaggagGAGAGAGATGATTCGGGTGAGAAAGTTGGGACTGACACCACGTCATATAAATATCTTCGAGAAGAAGATCTGGAGGAAACTCCTAAAGAAGGTTTAGATAttctcaaatcccttgaaaacACAGTGTCAAGCGCCATTAGCAAGGCTCAGACAGGCACTCCTACATGGGGTGGATATCCCAGCATCCATGCAGCGTATCAGCTTCAAGGTGCTATAAAGAACTCGACTACTGTCCTGTCCCCTACCATCCAAACTGTCCAAATGCAACCGTTGTTTAACAGTGGGCTTCGGGGGCTTATGAGTGACCCAAATTCAGTCATCCACTCACCTCGGAGCCCACCTTCTCCAACTCCGCTCAGGAGCAACGTCACGGCCATGGAGGAGTTGGTAGAGAAAGTGACAGGGAAATCTACCACtgtgaagaaagaaaaagaggagaaGATGGTGACCGTGGACCGAGCCCGACCACCTTCATTGGTAAAGTCCCCCTCTCCTGCATTGAGAGAGCAGAGAGAGCAAGTGGCCTCTCCAAATGGTCTCATGGCAGGTAAGGCTTCTGCTATGAGAAGCATAAGCCCAGGCAGTGAAGAGTCTGATCTTATCTGCAAGAAGGAGCCGAAAGAAAGTCTTGTGGATGTCTATaacaataattcaaaaaacTGTCCGGAAGTGTGCCAATCTCCAGTGACTAATGGCAACAGTCTCAGCATCATTACTGATCACTCACCCGAAAGTCCCTTTATTAACCCTCTCAGTGCACTCCAGTCAATCATGAACACACACCTGGGTAAGGCCTCCAAACCAGTGAGCTCAGCTGCAGACCCATTGTCAATGCTTTACAAAATCAGTAACAGCATGATGGAAAAGCCAGTCTTCAACCCATCACATCACAGCAAAACCGCTGAGCCCGTCAATCGTTTTTCTCCATATGAAAACAATGATCAACCCATTGACCTGAGTAAAAACAAGTCTACCACAAACACTAtcacaaacaacaacagcagcagtaaCATGGCCAACAATATTGTAAATGGCAACAAACCTATTATAGCCATGCCTGAGACGGTTTCCTCCCCTCTGAGAGAGAACGCTCTTATGGACATCTCTGATATGGTAAAAAACCTCACCGGAAGACTGACTCCTAAATCGTCAACACCTTCTTCGATCTCAGAGAAATCAGATGCTGATGGCAGTGCATTTGAAGATGCCCTCGAGGATCTCTCCCCTGTGCAAAAGAGAAAAGGAAGGCAATCCAACTGGAATCCCCAGCACCTTCTTATCCTGCAGGCACAGTTTGTCTCCAGCTTGCGGGAGACGAAAGAAGGGCGTTACGCTATGACTGACCTAGGTCCTCAGGAAAGGGTCCACATCTGCAAGTTCACAGGCCTCTCCATGACAACGATATCCCACTGGCTAGCAAATGTCAAATATCAGTTGAGAAGGACTGGTGGCACCAAGTTTCTCAAAAATATGGACTCGTGCCAACCTGTGTTTCTCTGTGGTGACTGTGCTTCCCAGTTCAGGACTCCCACCTCATATATCAGCCACCTGGAGTCTCACTTGGGATTCAGCTTGAAGGACTTGTCCAAACTGTCAGCTGAACACCTACGGGAGCAGCAGGCTGCCTCGAAGGTGATCACGGACAAAATGACATTCACCAGTTCCCTGTCAGCCTTGACTACGCCAGAGGACGACATTGGCTCTGTGTACCAGTGCAGACTTTGCAATCGGACATTTGTCAGCAAACACGCAGTGAAGTTGCATCTCAGTAAGACCCACGGCAAGTCTCCTGAGGACCACCTGGTGTTTGTTACAGCTTTGGAGAAACTAGAGAAACTGGACAAAATAGAGTCAGTTTAA